In one Paraburkholderia megapolitana genomic region, the following are encoded:
- a CDS encoding DUF3142 domain-containing protein translates to MPPLDPSRPAAPAAPAAPAARLARRVLAIMMLICIAGCGKPLPALPNDAYVWQRTWTPTVAAAIDESRGLVASWHVLAAELDARGRWVDMTPDASVLAAAHVPVVAVVRFDGALGDLDDAASIAHIATLLGTWQREGIAVAGIEIDYDCATARLAGYRRFLGALRERLATMSPPTRLSITALPTWMDSPALDDLLATSDEAVLQVHAVMNPVRGLFDEARAQTWMHAFARRTHHPWRVALPTYGTRVTWGPDGRVTGIESERPTLQSDDLAHELVAKPDEIGAFAARIGRDRPAGLAGIVWFRLPTDDDERAWSLVTWRAVLTHAPLRAALSVRTRVAAGSAAADLVLVNDGTADASLPSRIRLDRTCVAADGINGYSLDRDAQNLVLRRTQDGLLRAGRQRTIGWIRCTQPTVTSRVEP, encoded by the coding sequence ATGCCGCCGCTCGACCCGTCGAGACCCGCCGCCCCGGCAGCACCCGCAGCGCCCGCAGCCCGCCTCGCGAGACGTGTGCTCGCGATCATGATGCTGATCTGCATCGCGGGTTGCGGCAAACCGCTGCCCGCGTTGCCCAACGACGCATACGTCTGGCAACGCACGTGGACCCCGACGGTTGCCGCGGCGATCGATGAGAGTCGCGGCCTCGTCGCAAGCTGGCATGTGCTGGCCGCGGAACTCGACGCGCGCGGCCGCTGGGTCGATATGACACCCGATGCGAGTGTGCTTGCTGCGGCGCATGTGCCGGTGGTGGCCGTCGTGCGTTTCGACGGAGCCCTAGGCGATCTCGACGACGCGGCGTCGATCGCGCACATCGCGACGCTGCTCGGCACGTGGCAGCGCGAGGGCATCGCAGTCGCGGGCATCGAAATCGACTACGACTGCGCGACCGCGCGTCTTGCGGGTTATCGACGGTTTCTTGGCGCGTTGCGCGAGCGGCTTGCGACTATGTCGCCCCCCACGCGTCTGTCGATTACCGCGTTACCCACCTGGATGGATAGTCCGGCGCTGGACGACCTGCTCGCGACGAGCGACGAAGCCGTGCTGCAGGTGCATGCCGTGATGAACCCGGTACGAGGGCTCTTCGACGAAGCTCGTGCGCAGACCTGGATGCATGCGTTTGCCCGGCGCACGCATCATCCGTGGCGCGTTGCGCTGCCGACCTATGGCACGCGCGTCACGTGGGGGCCGGACGGACGCGTAACGGGTATCGAGAGCGAGCGCCCTACATTGCAGTCCGACGATCTTGCGCATGAACTCGTGGCAAAGCCCGACGAGATCGGTGCGTTCGCTGCGCGCATCGGGCGCGACCGGCCGGCGGGTCTCGCCGGTATCGTGTGGTTCCGCCTGCCCACCGACGATGACGAACGCGCATGGAGCCTCGTCACGTGGCGCGCGGTGCTCACGCATGCGCCATTGCGAGCCGCGTTGTCGGTGCGTACGCGCGTCGCGGCCGGTTCGGCGGCGGCGGACCTCGTGCTGGTCAACGACGGCACCGCCGATGCATCGCTGCCGTCGCGTATTCGCCTCGACAGGACCTGCGTCGCCGCTGACGGCATCAACGGCTACTCGCTCGATCGCGATGCCCAGAATCTCGTGTTACGTCGCACGCAGGACGGTCTGCTGCGTGCGGGTCGCCAGCGCACCATCGGCTGGATTCGCTGTACTCAACCCACGGTGACTTCACGTGTCGAACCGTAA
- a CDS encoding DUF748 domain-containing protein produces the protein MASLNKAALVSSLQAVRGVASARRTRRILTGLLIFLVLFGLFGFFAAPPLIRHIAEQQLSKQLDRPATIGRIALNPYTLNLEADSVHIGERGGAGDFIDIARLIVRPSWASLFRAAPIVNEVQLDSPSFHIIRYDAQRFNFTDLIEKFSKQPSTPNSKPTLFSVSNIRLENGRIDFDDRLLGMKHVIDQWKLGIPFIATLPSKTDIFVQPLLRARIDGSPLAIDGKTKPFAASRESEVSLRFDGLDVPRLLSYAPVKLPVTVRTGKLSSDLKLNFVMSDDAPTLRISGTTDLDDVDAVDQNNAPFVSLHQLHVAAATLEPLKNIYRFDDIRIDAPTVALARDKDGVLSVQRMFAPAPGAATASTTTTANAAAQSASAVQVASAASAASGATAPTEAEKQPAPFDLSIKRFELTGGTVNFRDDTPAQPVTLGITDLSSTLADFAMLGKSPAHYTLGASLKGGGSVTATGSFTLAAQTADAKLDVKTLPLPLVQPYLAGATAARIADGTLSASVNLNTNWGKSPLDLKVNDSTLTLQSLKLNVPGVKETAIGLTQGDVKIDQVDLAARNAAVTSVALTGLVVNAQRLKDGRIDLAALADSHAAAPRRAAPRTAQPATKEAAWHYKIGELSLKDGSAEFTDNTTPRPVKLSVAPLQLKVQQISDDMSHPLPIDLQATLNRKGTLGVTGNVTATPLKLALKINANRLDAAAFEPYFGNKLNATIASALLNANGEVALSQSKALQVEYRGDVALVDVRMLDKATSDPFAGWRSLALANLKANYSERGTDVDASRVTFAGFYGRVLLDAQGKLNLSQVVAHETGEAQSLTRDKNAKGEAIPLTPPAASEAVAASAPHPASGPAPTVVAATPPESPVKLHFGQLLLQDGRVTYTDNFIKPNYTANLVSITGKIGAFGTQSTTSAPVDVAAKLAANGPLSIRGSVNPLIAKPALDLTASAHDIELTNLTPYSAKYAGYPITKGKLNVDLHYQLANDQLSANNHIFIDQLTFGDHVDNSTATKLPVRLAISLLKNSRGEIDVNIPVSGSLSNPEFSIGGLIWHAVLNLLEKAVTAPFSLIANAFGGGNSEELGYVEFDPGSAKLSDASTKKLDTIIKVLTEKSSIRIDLIGRVDPAADEPGLRTAYVDRLVKQQKIKDTVGNGESVDTSTVTVDAADYDKYLTKAYKAADFKKPHNFVGLTKSLPADEMKSAIAEHAPVNDASLRELAQQRAQAVQQYFEGKIDSSRVFIVAPKLDAQGIKDKGAPTRVDFGLK, from the coding sequence ATGGCGAGCCTCAACAAGGCGGCACTCGTTTCTTCCCTGCAGGCCGTTCGCGGCGTGGCAAGCGCGCGGCGTACGCGGCGCATCCTGACCGGCCTGCTGATCTTCCTGGTGCTGTTCGGCCTGTTCGGCTTCTTCGCCGCGCCCCCGCTGATCCGCCACATTGCCGAGCAACAGTTGAGCAAGCAGCTCGACCGGCCGGCCACGATCGGCCGCATCGCACTGAATCCCTACACGCTCAACCTCGAAGCCGATAGCGTTCATATCGGCGAGCGCGGCGGCGCGGGCGACTTCATCGATATCGCACGGCTGATCGTGCGGCCGTCGTGGGCGTCGCTGTTTCGCGCGGCGCCGATCGTCAACGAAGTGCAGCTCGATTCGCCGAGCTTTCACATCATCCGTTACGACGCGCAGCGCTTCAATTTCACCGACCTGATCGAGAAATTCTCGAAGCAGCCGTCCACGCCGAATAGCAAGCCGACGTTGTTCTCGGTATCGAACATCCGGCTCGAAAACGGCCGGATCGATTTCGACGACCGGCTGCTCGGCATGAAGCACGTCATCGACCAGTGGAAGCTCGGCATTCCGTTTATCGCAACGCTGCCGTCCAAGACCGATATTTTCGTGCAGCCGCTGTTGCGCGCGCGGATCGATGGCAGTCCGCTCGCCATCGACGGCAAGACGAAGCCGTTTGCGGCTTCGCGCGAATCGGAAGTGTCGCTGCGCTTCGACGGTCTCGACGTGCCGCGCCTGCTGTCGTATGCGCCGGTCAAGCTGCCGGTCACCGTGCGCACGGGCAAGCTGTCGAGCGATCTGAAACTGAACTTCGTGATGTCCGACGACGCGCCCACGCTGCGCATCTCCGGCACCACCGATCTCGACGACGTCGATGCGGTCGATCAGAACAATGCGCCGTTTGTCTCGCTGCATCAATTGCATGTCGCCGCGGCGACGCTGGAACCGTTGAAGAATATCTATCGCTTCGACGATATCCGTATCGATGCGCCGACCGTCGCGCTTGCCCGCGACAAGGACGGTGTGCTGAGTGTGCAGCGCATGTTCGCACCGGCGCCTGGTGCTGCGACCGCGAGCACAACCACAACGGCAAACGCCGCTGCGCAGAGCGCCAGTGCCGTGCAAGTTGCATCGGCGGCGAGTGCTGCATCGGGCGCCACCGCGCCGACCGAAGCCGAAAAACAGCCGGCTCCCTTCGATCTATCGATCAAGCGCTTCGAACTCACCGGCGGTACCGTCAATTTCCGCGACGACACGCCCGCGCAACCGGTCACGCTCGGCATCACCGATCTGTCGTCGACGCTCGCGGACTTCGCGATGCTCGGCAAATCGCCGGCGCACTACACGCTGGGCGCGTCGCTGAAGGGCGGTGGCTCGGTGACGGCGACCGGCTCGTTCACACTCGCCGCACAGACCGCCGATGCGAAGCTCGACGTGAAGACATTGCCGCTGCCGCTGGTGCAGCCGTACCTCGCCGGCGCGACCGCCGCACGGATCGCCGACGGAACGTTGTCTGCGAGCGTGAACCTCAACACGAACTGGGGCAAGTCGCCGCTCGACCTGAAAGTCAACGACAGCACGCTGACGCTCCAGTCGCTGAAGCTGAACGTGCCCGGCGTGAAAGAGACCGCCATCGGGCTGACGCAGGGAGACGTGAAGATCGACCAGGTCGATCTGGCCGCGCGCAACGCCGCTGTCACGAGCGTCGCTCTGACGGGCCTCGTCGTCAACGCACAGCGTCTGAAGGACGGTCGCATCGATCTCGCAGCGCTGGCCGATTCGCATGCGGCTGCGCCGCGGCGTGCGGCACCGCGCACCGCGCAGCCTGCGACGAAAGAGGCTGCGTGGCACTACAAAATCGGCGAATTGAGCTTGAAGGACGGATCGGCGGAATTCACCGACAACACGACGCCGCGCCCGGTGAAGCTCAGCGTAGCGCCGCTGCAACTGAAGGTGCAGCAGATCAGCGACGACATGAGCCATCCATTGCCGATCGATCTGCAGGCGACGTTGAACCGCAAGGGCACGCTCGGCGTGACCGGCAACGTGACGGCAACTCCGCTGAAGCTCGCGCTGAAAATCAACGCGAACCGGCTCGATGCAGCAGCCTTCGAACCGTATTTCGGCAACAAGCTGAACGCGACTATCGCGAGCGCGCTGCTGAATGCGAACGGCGAAGTGGCGTTGTCGCAGAGCAAGGCACTACAGGTCGAGTATCGCGGCGACGTAGCGCTCGTCGACGTGCGCATGCTCGACAAGGCGACCTCCGATCCATTCGCCGGCTGGCGTTCGCTTGCGCTGGCGAACCTGAAAGCGAATTACAGCGAACGCGGCACCGACGTCGACGCAAGCCGCGTGACGTTTGCCGGTTTCTATGGCCGCGTGCTGCTCGATGCGCAGGGCAAGCTGAACCTGAGCCAGGTGGTCGCGCACGAAACAGGCGAAGCGCAGTCGCTCACACGCGACAAGAACGCAAAGGGTGAAGCGATACCGCTGACACCGCCTGCTGCATCCGAAGCAGTCGCGGCATCGGCGCCGCATCCGGCGTCCGGGCCCGCCCCGACGGTGGTCGCCGCAACGCCGCCGGAGAGTCCGGTGAAACTGCACTTCGGCCAGTTGCTGTTGCAGGATGGCCGCGTCACCTACACCGACAACTTCATCAAGCCGAACTACACGGCGAACCTCGTGAGCATTACCGGCAAGATCGGTGCGTTCGGCACGCAGTCGACCACTTCCGCGCCGGTGGACGTCGCCGCGAAGCTCGCGGCGAACGGTCCGCTGTCGATCCGCGGCTCGGTTAATCCACTGATCGCGAAGCCCGCGCTCGATCTGACCGCGAGTGCGCACGACATCGAACTGACCAATCTCACGCCGTACTCGGCGAAGTACGCGGGCTATCCGATCACGAAGGGCAAGCTGAACGTCGACCTGCACTACCAGCTCGCCAACGACCAGCTGAGCGCGAACAACCACATCTTCATCGATCAGCTGACCTTCGGCGACCACGTCGACAACAGCACCGCGACGAAGCTGCCGGTGCGGCTCGCCATCTCGCTGCTGAAAAACTCGCGTGGCGAAATCGACGTGAATATCCCCGTGTCGGGTTCGTTGTCGAACCCCGAGTTCAGCATCGGTGGGCTGATCTGGCATGCGGTGCTGAACCTGCTCGAGAAGGCGGTGACGGCGCCGTTCTCGCTGATCGCCAACGCATTCGGCGGCGGCAATAGCGAAGAACTCGGCTACGTCGAATTCGATCCGGGTTCGGCGAAGCTGTCCGATGCTTCGACGAAGAAGCTCGACACGATCATCAAGGTGCTCACGGAGAAGTCGTCGATCCGCATCGATCTGATCGGCCGCGTCGATCCGGCCGCTGACGAGCCAGGCTTGCGCACCGCGTATGTCGATCGTCTCGTCAAGCAGCAGAAGATCAAGGACACGGTCGGCAACGGCGAGAGCGTCGACACATCGACGGTGACCGTCGACGCCGCCGACTACGACAAATATCTGACCAAGGCGTACAAGGCCGCGGACTTCAAGAAGCCGCACAACTTCGTCGGCCTGACGAAGTCCCTGCCCGCCGACGAAATGAAGAGCGCCATCGCCGAACATGCGCCGGTCAACGACGCCAGCCTGCGTGAGCTGGCGCAGCAGCGCGCGCAGGCCGTGCAGCAGTATTTCGAAGGCAAGATCGACAGCAGCCGGGTCTTCATCGTTGCACCGAAGCTCGACGCGCAGGGTATCAAGGACAAGGGCGCGCCGACGCGGGTGGACTTCGGTTTGAAATGA